ACGAAGGAAAGAAGGTCAATCTTCGTGGCTGGGTCCATCGCATCCGGAAGCAGAAGAAGATGATTTTCGTACTTCTTCGGGACTCTTCAGGTGTCGTTCAGACGGTGGTCAAGCCAGAGGCTGTGACCAAGGAGCAGTATGCAGACGCAGAGAAGATGCTAATCGAGTCGCTTGTGACCCTGTCGGGAATAGTAAAGGCTGACTCACGAGCTGAAGGCGGTTTTGAGATCCAAGTCGACAGCATCAGAGTCCTCCATTTCGCGGAGGAGTTTCCAATCACTGAGGATCAGAGTGTAGAGTGGCTCAATGACAACCGTCACCTGTGGATGCGTTCGAGGAGGATGTCCTGCATTCTCAAGGTCCGGGATGCTGTCTTCCACGCAGCAAGGGAATACCTCCGAAAGAACGGGTTCTACGAGACCACATCCCCAATGTTCGTGACAACTCTTGGTGAGGAGGGCGCCGACCTGTTTCAGGTGGACTATTTCGGCCAGAAGGTGTTCCTCACTCAGACCAGCCAGATGCACCTCGAACCTCAGCTGTTTGCAATGGAGCGGGTGTTCACACTTGCCCCTTCGTTCAGGGGCGAGAAGTCACGGACAAGAAAGCACCTCACGGAGTTCTGGCACCTGGAGGTCGAGGAGGCCTGGTGTGACCATGAATGCAACCTGCGGCGGCAGGAAGAGCTCGTATCCTACATCTGCCAGTACGTGGCGAAGCACAGGCTCAAAGAGCTGAGAGAACTGGGTGTCAGTCCCGACAGGCTTCTTCGAGTGAAGCCTCCGTTCGATAGAATGACCTATGACGAGGCGATAAAGTACTGTCAAGAGCGAGGGCTTGACATCAAGTGGGGCGAGGACATAAGAACGGAGGCAGAGGAGATCCTCACCAAGGGGCGCGAGAACTTCCTGTTTGTGCAGTTCTATCCGAAAGAGATCAAGAGCTTCTACATGAAGCACAACGAGTCAGACCCGCGGACGTACAAGAACGCGGACTTGCTTGCACCAGATGGATTTGGTGAGATTATCGGAGGAAGCCAGCGCGAGGACGAAGAGAAGAGAATCATTGAGAATCTCGTGAGGATTGGGGACAATCCAGAGAAGTACAGATGGTACCTTGACATCAGAAAGTACGGAAGCGTTGAACACTCAGGTTTTGGTGTGGGCGTCGACCGATTGATAGTCTGGATGTTACAGCTGGAACACATACGTGATTGCGTGCCTTTTCCCAGGACCGTGTCACGACTCTATCCGTAGACTCAGACCATGAAGAGCGCGCTTTGACAGCCATGGCTCTCTATCTGTGAGCCAAACCTTCTTCTTTGAGTCCTCGTCATCACCGGGCAGGAGACTCAAGATGGCAGGCGACTCTGAGGAGGATGTCATCGCCGAGCAGCTCCGCATGGCTGGTTTGGTGGACAAGACCGACCAGTCATCAGGTCATGCAGACTGTATCAGCGGCGCCGACATCTCATATCGTGGCCACACTGGCTTCGGGGTTGCAGTCACGATGGACTCTGCTTGTAGTAGTGTCATCAGGTGGGTGTCGCTGTCGTCACATGTATCTCACCAGTACCGTCCCGGAGTCTTTCAGTTGCGTGAAGGTCCGATGCTGTTAGCGCTCCTGAGGAGTCTGGACACCAATGGGCCGGTGCTGATTGATGGCAACGGGGTCTTGCACCCGCGGAGGTTTGGATTGGCTTCATATGTGGGTGTGACACTAGGCCTGCAGACCATAGGCGTTGCGAAGAGTCTGCTCTTGGGCTCACTGTCCGCTCGGCAGGGCAATCGTGCGGATGTCATCGACAATGGGGAAGTATTGGGAGCTGCAGTCTGGCTTGGTCAGAAGAGCAGACCTGTCTATGTGTCCGTCGGAAACATGGTGTCGTTGGACAAGGCCGTCGAGATCGTGGAATCATGCTCCTTGCATGGATACCCCGAGCCGCTACGACAGGCTCATCTCATGTCCCGTGCAATGGCGAAACGGGGACTACAGTCCGGATAGACTCGCAAATCTAGTTCCAGTCAGTCTGCCTGTCCATGATTCCCCTTCTCTGTCATCAGCTCTGCCTGTTCACGGGCTCTCTTCGCAGCCACCAACTCTGCCTGATGAACTCTGACCATGCGTATCGAACAGAGTGTGCCTATCCCTCCCAGGAGTATGCCGACAAGCCAGACATCTGACGACATGGGATGTGACAGCAGTCTTCCAAGTATCCACACATTGAGGCTGAAGAAGAAGACACCGAAGGTCAGGAGGATTGAGTAGAAGGACCATGGTAGACTGTTAGGTGCCATATTGACTCGATTGTAGTGGCGGGAGGTTGGTTATAGACGTTGCTCCGTTGAGCACGCCTCACGCATCCTGTGGAGAAGACTCAGGCTGTCCGGATGCGGAGGTGTTGTTGGCCTCTTCAGACTCGAGTGGGACTATCAGCAGCCCTTCAGAAGTGACCTTGAGCACCACTCGCTTGCCTATGCCCGCCAACCGGCGGACGGTCTCAGGTATCACCATGCGCCCCTTGGCGTCAACTTCGCTGATGTCTCCATAGAGCGTATGCTTCTGTCCCTCGATGAGTCCGTCGCGGATACGGAGTGTGCGGTCCGCGAATGCGGCGACTCTCGGATTGTGAGTCACATTGACCACAGTTGTTCCGAACTCCTCATTCACCTGCTTCAGTGCCTGCATCACCAGCTGCGTGGTCTCTGTGTCGAGTTCACCAGTTATCTCGTCGGCGAGCAGGACCTCCGGTTTGTTAGCCAGTGCAACACAGATTGCCACACGCTGGTTCTCGCCGCCGCTCAGCTGATGCGGCCTGTGCGACATCCTTGCTCCCAACCCGAGGCTCGTGAGTAGGATTCGCGCTCTCTTTTCTGCCTCTCTGTGTGAGAGTCGTGACAGTCTCATTGGCAACATCACGTTCTTCAGTGCGGTCAACCCGGGCACCAGGTTTCCGGTCTGCCATACAAATCCTACCTTCTGCCTTCTGTACAGCATTGCCCTCTGGTCATCAAGTATCGTTACGCTATGTCCGTCATAGAATATCGTGCCCGCCGTGGGTTTTTCAAGAGCTCCCAGCAGCTTGAGCAAGGTTGACTTGCCGGAGCCACTGGGACCGACAATGCTGAGGAACTCTTGTCTTTCGACTTCGAAGTCGATTCCTCTCAGAGCGATGACTTCCTTCGCCCCTCTCTTGTAGACCTTCATGAGGTCTCTGACAATAATCTTGTACTTCTCCGAGACTTCTTCGAGATTCTCTGCCATATTACTCACTCCGCGTACTGAATAGTCTCTGCGATACTCCCTGACAGGCTACGGACAGCAGTGACGTATGTCGCGCAACTTGCCGCTACAAGTGTGATGATCATGATTGCGGCCAGAAGAGGAACTGGAACGATTAGGAATATGGGGAGTCGCTCCCATGCTACTGCGGCCGAGGTGCCCATGTAGACCAGCGGCATTCTTCCAAAGGCCGCTGCAAGTGCGAATGCAGCGCTTGCTCCTATAGCAGCACCGATTGTCACTGTAATCAGAGTGTCCAACAGAATAACAGTGACCATTGCCCTTCTTTCGGCTCCTAGAGCCCTCAGTACTGCAAGCTGCTTCTTCAGCTTGCCTATCTTCATTGCCGTCACGACAGCAACCCCTCCGGTGAGGTAGACAAGTGAGTAGACCACTTCCAGAGTGTATACGCCATAGATTGCCCTGCTTCCCCGGCTCCTGAGCGTGTCGTCCAGCAGCTCTTGCACCGACGTGATGGAGTCGAAGGAGTAGGGTGCGAGTTCACGGACCTGCTCCATGACACGAGTCGCATTTGCCCCTGCTTGAAGTCTGATGAACAACCTGCTCACCTCAGTGGAGTTCTTGCACGCATGCAAGTAGTCAATGTCCACAATTACAAAGTCGTACGTATCAGGACTGCCGGGCAAGTACGTGATGCCGCCTCCCTGTTCGCTCGTGAGGGTGTCGACTATCCTCACATGGCTTGAATTGACTCCCTTTGGTCCTCTGACATATAGGGTGATCCTGTCGCCGTAGACATAGACATACGAATACCCTGTATATGACACACTGGAGACCGGTCTGAATGATGAGATTACGTTGCTATGGTTCCCTTCCAGTTCCATGAGGGCCGTCTGTGGGTTACCCTTGTAAGCGAAGTAGGGCAGCCAGAAGGCTGACTGCGCCCATCTTGAAGGTTGTACTCCGATGACCTCGACCGACTTGTTGACCTGCCCCCATCCCCAGGTGACATCATCGTACATCACAAATGCAGTGATGGTCCAGGTGGCACTTGCGCTCTCCACACCCTCAATCGCTGTGATGTTATCTAAGAGGCTGATGCTCACATTGTGCAGGTTCTCCTTCACAGAGACCGTCAGGTCACTTCCCACCTGAAAACACATCAGGTCCTGTAGATGGGTGTGACCGGTCGTTGCAGACACTGAAGCGAATACCCCAGCCATG
This Candidatus Thorarchaeota archaeon DNA region includes the following protein-coding sequences:
- a CDS encoding endonuclease V — translated: MAGDSEEDVIAEQLRMAGLVDKTDQSSGHADCISGADISYRGHTGFGVAVTMDSACSSVIRWVSLSSHVSHQYRPGVFQLREGPMLLALLRSLDTNGPVLIDGNGVLHPRRFGLASYVGVTLGLQTIGVAKSLLLGSLSARQGNRADVIDNGEVLGAAVWLGQKSRPVYVSVGNMVSLDKAVEIVESCSLHGYPEPLRQAHLMSRAMAKRGLQSG
- a CDS encoding ATP-binding cassette domain-containing protein gives rise to the protein MAENLEEVSEKYKIIVRDLMKVYKRGAKEVIALRGIDFEVERQEFLSIVGPSGSGKSTLLKLLGALEKPTAGTIFYDGHSVTILDDQRAMLYRRQKVGFVWQTGNLVPGLTALKNVMLPMRLSRLSHREAEKRARILLTSLGLGARMSHRPHQLSGGENQRVAICVALANKPEVLLADEITGELDTETTQLVMQALKQVNEEFGTTVVNVTHNPRVAAFADRTLRIRDGLIEGQKHTLYGDISEVDAKGRMVIPETVRRLAGIGKRVVLKVTSEGLLIVPLESEEANNTSASGQPESSPQDA
- the asnS gene encoding asparagine--tRNA ligase, encoding MTRYIPIGDVLEGKHEGKKVNLRGWVHRIRKQKKMIFVLLRDSSGVVQTVVKPEAVTKEQYADAEKMLIESLVTLSGIVKADSRAEGGFEIQVDSIRVLHFAEEFPITEDQSVEWLNDNRHLWMRSRRMSCILKVRDAVFHAAREYLRKNGFYETTSPMFVTTLGEEGADLFQVDYFGQKVFLTQTSQMHLEPQLFAMERVFTLAPSFRGEKSRTRKHLTEFWHLEVEEAWCDHECNLRRQEELVSYICQYVAKHRLKELRELGVSPDRLLRVKPPFDRMTYDEAIKYCQERGLDIKWGEDIRTEAEEILTKGRENFLFVQFYPKEIKSFYMKHNESDPRTYKNADLLAPDGFGEIIGGSQREDEEKRIIENLVRIGDNPEKYRWYLDIRKYGSVEHSGFGVGVDRLIVWMLQLEHIRDCVPFPRTVSRLYP